A genomic region of Candidatus Kapaibacterium sp. contains the following coding sequences:
- a CDS encoding rhodanese-like domain-containing protein, translating to MKIDFKDIALILFASIAIAIAYNFSKPKPLPWIWEPKEIKVLSDEDVFGNMEQSKEHTNNDLNDATITEPETFQPNEEKLVDDKIAENKIEVAESKKAVVEKDKESLDSELPKNTELTVTYEQMKKIINNPDFIIIDARSPEMYAKSKIGKAINIFPYDEEAVFMPKILDLPTNKRIVIYCDGGNCDSSHKLAEAIKTFGYKNVFIYSGGWDDWSKHQGQE from the coding sequence ATGAAAATAGATTTCAAAGATATTGCTCTAATACTGTTTGCTTCGATAGCTATCGCTATTGCCTATAACTTCTCCAAGCCGAAACCACTGCCTTGGATTTGGGAACCCAAAGAGATTAAAGTTTTGAGCGACGAAGACGTATTCGGCAATATGGAACAATCAAAAGAACACACTAACAATGATTTGAATGATGCCACAATCACTGAGCCCGAGACTTTTCAACCAAATGAAGAAAAATTAGTTGATGACAAAATAGCTGAAAATAAAATTGAAGTTGCTGAATCCAAAAAAGCAGTCGTTGAAAAGGATAAGGAATCATTGGATTCGGAATTACCGAAAAATACCGAATTGACGGTGACTTATGAGCAGATGAAAAAAATTATCAATAATCCAGATTTCATAATTATTGATGCGCGAAGTCCTGAAATGTATGCTAAAAGCAAAATCGGAAAAGCTATAAATATATTTCCTTACGATGAAGAAGCAGTCTTTATGCCTAAAATTCTTGATTTGCCGACCAATAAGCGGATTGTAATTTATTGTGATGGCGGCAATTGCGATTCGAGCCACAAATTAGCAGAAGCGATTAAAACTTTTGGCTATAAAAATGTATTTATATATTCCGGTGGGTGGGATGATTGGTCAAAACATCAGGGGCAAGAATAG
- a CDS encoding acylphosphatase, whose amino-acid sequence MSECNRATFKIHGHVQGVGYRYFVQRNALEMGLKGYVKNLYDGTVECVVESDLQTIELFKSILKRGSSRSQVTSIEMILSECKNNHNSFEIN is encoded by the coding sequence ATGAGCGAATGCAACAGAGCTACTTTTAAAATTCACGGACATGTCCAAGGTGTGGGCTATCGTTATTTCGTGCAACGCAACGCATTAGAAATGGGTTTGAAAGGTTATGTGAAGAATTTATACGACGGCACCGTCGAATGTGTGGTCGAATCCGATTTGCAAACAATTGAACTTTTCAAAAGCATTCTAAAACGAGGAAGCTCACGTTCGCAAGTGACAAGTATCGAAATGATACTCTCGGAATGTAAGAATAATCACAATTCATTCGAGATAAATTGA
- a CDS encoding LOG family protein, translating to MNIITIFGSGTLRYDDKSYVYATELGFALAQSGFDIATGGYGGIMEAVHKGASAFDTRRIGVITKDFKDKQANPFVTEIIKTKDYLERLKSLVEIGSAYIVFDGSWGTMLEIATVIALTDRKLIRPKALICVGDKWQAIIDAIESGNRQSCTNIIYEKRVENIISLLKEHVANNK from the coding sequence ATGAACATCATTACCATTTTCGGCAGTGGCACTTTACGATACGATGATAAAAGCTACGTATATGCCACTGAACTTGGATTTGCCTTAGCCCAAAGCGGTTTCGATATAGCAACCGGCGGATACGGCGGTATAATGGAGGCAGTTCACAAAGGTGCTTCTGCATTTGATACACGGCGAATAGGAGTGATTACTAAAGATTTTAAAGATAAACAAGCAAACCCCTTTGTCACCGAAATCATTAAAACAAAAGACTATTTAGAACGTTTGAAATCTTTGGTAGAAATTGGCTCTGCGTATATTGTATTTGACGGGTCGTGGGGAACTATGCTCGAAATTGCTACTGTTATCGCATTGACAGACAGAAAATTGATACGCCCTAAAGCATTGATTTGTGTCGGCGATAAATGGCAAGCAATAATTGACGCTATAGAAAGTGGCAATAGGCAGTCATGTACAAATATAATCTATGAAAAGAGGGTCGAAAATATAATTTCATTATTAAAAGAACATGTGGCAAATAATAAATAG
- a CDS encoding patatin-like phospholipase family protein — translation MKKLAHINFFLLCLLSLIGFVFAIPTSIFAQNKQAHSLPTKDELYPKITLVLSGGGARGVSQIGVLKALEKHNIKIHSITGTSIGAIIGGLYATGNTADELMDLIIDYDWNRIVALKESGNRSDLFFDQKELFDRKLVTMKFNNFRFTPPQAINSGSGFDSFIQSMIWSSPYMPTTNFDSLKYPLRIIATDLAAGKSISLKSGNLARAIKASATIPLRFPAVRIDSMVLVDGGILANIPVKSALEFNPDLIIAVDASSPLLQSFDLVNPWNIADQAISTAMKKISDDEMLLADFVLSPKLDDKKNTDFTDLEITAELGYIAAMDSIQSIISKIEKIKSAKLDSLAKSIFGNVSEAKIRLKGFDSEDSQLIVSQNDEQLRNLRNALYIMYNQESFAKYKSFAVQINGDEVQIQAEKNPEINVIQIKVNPGYLSIADTLSLLLGEKFIGQGFDNEMKYQIFEYASELMNQLNFPMSKIINVSMLHNILMLECNLGIIDDIIISGNKQTASYLIDRDLKFQKGELITPENIIESSENLQFNNLFEDVDIYPSIDNHGNMHMNVHVRESGTQTISIGGRVDNERNAQVGLDLLQDNIWNTGAGFLIRFAMANSFLVTELSLTNPRFFRTYLTTSFIAYYNRINRNSFSPKEVNQPNRFSNIRTRDMVEEDIGLSALIGMQLERQGRLYVQMRYEKQRFYKMPDVIPDFYTISTIKFGTVFDNRKSLDFPTEGRVIDVSLETNLLPVTEAVAFSKALFSYSSNRSIANHTLNTTLTFGVADITVPYPEFYSLGGEDSFFGMFEDEERGRQLFRGSVGYRYLMPFQVFYDTYLTFRYDFGSTWLIPEDVKFSSFKHGVGSTIALDSPLGPLKFSIGRSFFFRKSPDRVFWGDTHFYFSLGMRVI, via the coding sequence TTGAAAAAATTAGCTCATATAAATTTTTTTCTATTGTGTTTACTTTCCCTGATTGGGTTTGTATTTGCTATTCCTACTTCGATTTTTGCCCAAAATAAACAAGCCCACTCGCTACCAACGAAAGATGAATTATATCCCAAAATCACATTAGTGTTAAGTGGTGGCGGTGCCAGAGGTGTAAGCCAAATTGGTGTACTGAAAGCCCTCGAAAAGCATAATATTAAAATTCATTCAATCACCGGGACGAGTATCGGTGCGATAATTGGCGGATTGTATGCAACGGGTAATACAGCAGATGAGTTGATGGATTTGATTATTGATTATGATTGGAATCGAATAGTTGCTCTTAAGGAATCCGGCAATCGAAGCGATTTATTTTTCGACCAAAAAGAGTTATTCGACCGCAAATTAGTTACAATGAAATTTAATAATTTCCGCTTTACACCGCCTCAGGCTATCAATTCGGGTTCGGGTTTTGATTCATTCATCCAAAGTATGATTTGGAGCTCGCCTTATATGCCGACCACGAATTTCGATTCATTGAAATATCCACTCAGAATAATTGCGACCGATTTGGCGGCAGGCAAGTCAATATCGTTGAAAAGTGGCAATTTAGCGAGAGCAATCAAAGCGAGCGCAACAATTCCGCTTCGCTTTCCGGCAGTCAGAATTGATTCGATGGTTTTAGTTGACGGTGGAATTTTGGCAAATATTCCCGTCAAATCTGCATTAGAATTTAATCCCGATTTGATTATCGCGGTAGATGCTTCATCGCCATTATTACAAAGTTTCGATTTGGTGAATCCTTGGAATATCGCCGACCAGGCAATCTCTACAGCAATGAAAAAAATATCCGACGATGAAATGTTGCTCGCAGACTTTGTATTAAGCCCGAAACTTGATGACAAAAAAAATACGGATTTCACCGATTTGGAAATTACTGCAGAACTCGGCTACATAGCTGCAATGGATTCAATCCAAAGCATTATCAGTAAAATTGAGAAAATCAAATCAGCAAAATTAGATAGCCTTGCGAAATCTATATTTGGCAATGTTTCTGAAGCTAAGATTCGCTTAAAAGGCTTCGATTCGGAAGATTCACAATTAATTGTCAGCCAAAATGATGAGCAATTACGTAATTTGCGTAACGCATTATACATAATGTATAATCAGGAATCATTCGCCAAATATAAATCATTTGCAGTCCAAATCAACGGCGATGAAGTCCAAATTCAAGCGGAAAAAAATCCGGAAATCAATGTTATTCAAATCAAAGTCAATCCGGGTTACTTATCAATCGCCGATACTTTGTCATTGCTTTTGGGCGAAAAATTTATCGGGCAAGGATTTGATAATGAGATGAAATATCAAATTTTCGAATATGCTTCAGAACTAATGAATCAACTCAATTTCCCTATGTCAAAAATTATTAATGTTTCCATGCTTCATAACATTTTGATGCTTGAGTGCAACCTTGGAATTATTGATGATATAATCATAAGCGGAAATAAACAAACTGCATCATATCTGATTGACCGAGATTTGAAATTTCAAAAAGGTGAGCTTATAACACCTGAAAATATTATTGAATCAAGTGAAAACTTGCAATTTAATAACCTATTCGAGGACGTTGATATTTACCCGTCTATCGACAATCATGGCAATATGCACATGAACGTTCATGTTCGCGAAAGCGGGACTCAAACAATTAGTATCGGCGGCAGAGTTGATAACGAACGAAATGCACAAGTAGGCTTAGATTTGCTTCAAGATAATATTTGGAATACCGGTGCCGGATTTTTGATTAGGTTTGCGATGGCAAATTCTTTTCTCGTAACGGAATTATCACTCACAAATCCACGCTTTTTCAGGACTTATCTGACTACATCTTTTATTGCATATTACAATAGAATCAACAGGAATAGTTTCTCGCCGAAAGAAGTAAATCAACCCAATAGATTTTCGAATATCCGAACTCGAGATATGGTCGAGGAAGACATTGGTCTGTCAGCTCTAATAGGAATGCAACTCGAAAGACAGGGGCGATTATATGTTCAAATGCGATACGAGAAGCAACGATTTTATAAAATGCCTGATGTCATTCCCGATTTTTATACTATCTCGACAATTAAATTCGGTACTGTTTTCGACAATCGTAAATCACTCGATTTCCCGACTGAAGGCAGAGTTATAGATGTATCGCTCGAAACAAATTTGCTACCTGTTACTGAAGCGGTGGCTTTTTCAAAAGCTTTATTCAGCTACTCTTCAAACAGGTCAATTGCAAATCATACTCTAAACACGACTCTGACATTCGGAGTTGCAGACATTACTGTTCCTTACCCCGAATTTTATTCGCTCGGTGGTGAAGATTCATTCTTTGGAATGTTCGAAGATGAAGAACGCGGACGGCAACTATTTCGAGGTTCAGTCGGGTATCGCTACTTGATGCCTTTTCAAGTCTTTTACGATACTTATCTAACTTTTCGGTATGATTTTGGCTCAACTTGGCTGATACCCGAAGATGTAAAATTTAGCTCTTTCAAGCACGGCGTTGGCAGCACTATTGCATTAGATTCTCCACTTGGTCCTCTTAAATTCAGCATTGGTAGGAGCTTCTTTTTCCGAAAGTCTCCGGATAGAGTCTTTTGGGGCGATACTCATTTTTATTTCAGTCTGGGTATGAGAGTAATCTAA
- a CDS encoding DnaJ domain-containing protein, with amino-acid sequence MWQIINRISKLVQSNSIKSSDSYKILNQEDEELKRIIDELNNKKESDKKSENTSKSSNISDDVKNAFAELGVPPNADSATIKSAYRSKMKEFHPDRFVNLDKDLQEKSRRKSQELNSAYDILEKAGFVK; translated from the coding sequence ATGTGGCAAATAATAAATAGAATTTCAAAATTAGTTCAATCTAACAGCATCAAAAGCAGTGATTCTTACAAAATTCTAAATCAAGAAGATGAAGAACTGAAACGAATTATTGATGAATTGAACAATAAGAAAGAATCAGACAAAAAAAGTGAGAATACATCTAAGAGCAGCAATATCAGCGATGATGTGAAAAATGCTTTTGCCGAACTTGGAGTGCCTCCCAATGCCGATTCTGCAACTATTAAATCCGCATACCGTTCTAAAATGAAAGAATTTCATCCCGACCGATTTGTGAATTTGGATAAGGACTTACAGGAAAAGTCCCGCAGAAAGTCGCAAGAACTGAACTCTGCCTATGATATATTGGAAAAAGCAGGATTTGTAAAATGA
- a CDS encoding sigma-54 dependent transcriptional regulator encodes MDSYYNEGSLVSEIKKAFSIIGNSYEIDNAVRLLIQAAPTDLSLLITGETGTGKEVFANAAHGLSKRKSKPFVSVNCAAIPETLLESELFGHERGAFTGAVDQRIGFFETANKGTVFLDEIGEMPIGTQSKLLRVLESGEFTRLGSSQTKKVDVRIIGATNKDLNRASAEGKFRSDLFYRLNTVHIVLPPLRNHVQDIPLLVEHFARKTCQKLNLPYKGFSDDSMSILRSLPWPGNIRELKNMIEKVITFHKGEHVTPDILRKYIPPALPAFEIRNIEHDNSLMKLNEPEYTGTPELSLIFRTLLELKSDLTEIKRFMHNVAVLIEDMNRKSDSVNMHSVEEVKSIEDLMQNSDDLNLEEFEKQIIQFAMKKFKGNRRMVAESLGISVRTLYRKISAFDLESEF; translated from the coding sequence ATGGATAGCTACTACAACGAAGGTTCATTAGTTAGTGAGATAAAAAAAGCATTCTCAATTATCGGAAACTCTTACGAAATAGACAATGCTGTCAGATTACTCATTCAAGCTGCTCCTACAGATTTGAGCCTATTAATCACAGGAGAAACAGGCACAGGCAAAGAAGTTTTTGCCAACGCTGCTCATGGATTATCAAAACGCAAGAGCAAACCTTTTGTGAGTGTTAATTGCGCTGCAATTCCGGAAACCTTGCTCGAATCAGAGCTTTTCGGACACGAGAGAGGTGCATTTACCGGAGCCGTTGACCAGCGAATCGGATTTTTTGAAACGGCAAACAAAGGGACAGTCTTTTTAGATGAAATTGGCGAAATGCCAATCGGGACGCAATCAAAATTATTAAGAGTGCTCGAATCCGGCGAATTTACTCGCCTTGGCTCCTCGCAAACCAAAAAAGTTGATGTCAGAATCATCGGAGCTACAAATAAAGACTTGAACAGAGCCTCTGCCGAAGGAAAATTCCGTTCCGATTTGTTTTATCGACTCAATACTGTGCATATCGTTTTGCCGCCACTAAGAAACCATGTCCAAGATATTCCGCTTTTAGTAGAGCATTTTGCGCGTAAAACTTGCCAAAAATTAAACCTTCCTTATAAAGGATTTTCTGACGATTCGATGAGCATTTTGAGAAGTCTTCCGTGGCCCGGCAATATACGTGAATTGAAAAATATGATTGAAAAAGTCATTACATTTCATAAAGGCGAACACGTCACCCCCGATATTCTACGTAAATATATTCCGCCGGCACTACCTGCTTTTGAAATCCGAAATATCGAACATGATAATTCTCTGATGAAGCTGAATGAGCCTGAATATACGGGAACTCCTGAGCTATCGCTTATTTTCAGAACCTTGCTCGAGTTAAAAAGTGACCTAACCGAAATCAAACGTTTCATGCACAACGTAGCTGTTCTTATCGAAGATATGAACCGAAAATCGGATTCAGTCAACATGCACTCAGTTGAAGAAGTCAAATCAATCGAAGATTTGATGCAAAATTCTGATGACCTAAATCTTGAGGAATTTGAGAAACAAATCATTCAGTTTGCGATGAAAAAATTCAAGGGAAATCGCCGAATGGTAGCTGAATCATTAGGTATCAGCGTCAGAACCTTGTATAGGAAAATCTCGGCATTTGATTTAGAAAGCGAATTTTAA
- the murI gene encoding glutamate racemase, with the protein MEKNQNNLLPIGVFDSGIGGLSVLKQLVRFLPQENYIYLGDTARVPYGNKSPEIVKQYAAECTDFLVSKGVKLIIAACNTVSSVALDVVSKHAGNLPVISMIEPASSAALRETTNNRIGIIGTRATISSKAYENEIVKLSGNKNLKVFSKPCPLFVPIVEEGMMKHPSAKLIAIDYLRDMIDAHVDTLVLGCTHYPLLSQLLMEIMPEVTLIDSGEHASVTALRILAEARQLQEQRKEFIEKPNVKFYVTDLPANFAEQANMFLGFDSDKPELISL; encoded by the coding sequence ATGGAAAAAAATCAAAATAATTTACTTCCAATTGGAGTTTTTGATTCAGGAATCGGAGGTTTGAGTGTACTCAAGCAGTTAGTCCGATTTTTACCTCAGGAAAACTACATTTACTTGGGCGATACTGCAAGAGTTCCGTATGGAAATAAGTCACCTGAGATTGTAAAGCAATATGCAGCCGAATGTACTGATTTCTTGGTATCGAAAGGCGTCAAATTGATAATTGCAGCTTGCAATACTGTCTCGTCAGTTGCATTAGACGTCGTTAGCAAACATGCGGGGAATCTGCCCGTTATAAGTATGATTGAGCCTGCGTCATCGGCAGCATTGAGGGAGACCACAAATAATCGCATCGGGATAATCGGAACGAGAGCAACCATTTCGAGCAAAGCATATGAAAATGAAATCGTTAAATTGAGCGGCAATAAAAATCTGAAAGTTTTTTCAAAACCTTGCCCACTTTTTGTTCCAATCGTTGAAGAAGGTATGATGAAACATCCTTCTGCTAAATTGATTGCCATTGATTACTTACGGGATATGATTGATGCTCACGTTGATACGCTTGTTTTGGGATGTACGCACTATCCTTTGCTTTCGCAATTATTGATGGAAATTATGCCTGAAGTGACTTTGATTGATTCGGGTGAGCATGCTTCTGTGACTGCGTTAAGGATATTGGCTGAGGCAAGACAATTGCAAGAGCAACGCAAAGAATTTATCGAAAAACCCAATGTTAAATTTTATGTGACTGATTTGCCGGCAAATTTTGCCGAGCAAGCAAACATGTTTCTTGGGTTCGATTCAGACAAACCGGAATTGATTAGTTTGTAA